In Thermosinus carboxydivorans Nor1, the sequence AGTTACGGTATTTGAAGCGCTTCACGCCCCGGGCGGTGTGCTGATGTATGGTATCCCTGAATTCAGGTTGCCTAAGGAAATTGTACGCCAGGAAATTGAAGAATTGAAAGAATTAGGTGTGGAAATCGTTGTCAACGCTGTTATCGGTAAGACTTTTACCATCGACGAACTCCTCACCGAAGAAGGATTTGACGCTGTCTTTATCGGTACCGGGGCGGGACTGCCGCACTTCATGGACATACCGGGGGAAAACCTCAACGGGGTATATTCAGCTAATGAATTTTTGACCCGGGTAAATTTAATGAAGGCTTATAAATTTCCCGAAGCGGGCACGCCTGTTCATGCTGGAAAGAGGGTAGCCGTTGTCGGCGCTGGCAATGTTGCCATGGACGCCGCGCGAACCGCATTGCGCCTCGGTGCGGAAAATGTTTATATTGTGTATCGCCGCTCAGAGGAAGAAATGCCTGCACGAGCGGAGGAAATCGAACATGCGAAGGAAGAAGGCGTGGAATTTAGGCTACTGACCAATCCGGTGCGTATCATTGGCGACGAACAGGGTTGGGTGAAAGGATTAGAATGTATCCGCATGGAACTCGGCGAACCTGATGAATCGGGGCGGCGAAAACCTGTTCCGATCGCAAACTCCAATTTTGTACTTGATGTCGATACTGTCATCATGGCCATCGGTCAAGGGCCCAATCCCTTAATCCAACAAACTACTCCCGGCCTGGCTGTAAATAAGCGGGGCAATATAACTACGGACGAAATCGGCCGGACGTCGAAAGAAGGAGTTTTTGCCGGTGGCGACATCGTTACCGGTGCCGCCACGGTTATTCAGGCGATGGGAGCCGGCAAAAAGGCAGCGGCTGCTATTCACGAGTACGTGCAAAATAAACGTAAAGGCGCAAGGAATTCGCAGTAAGACATTGACAGTTATCTTGGTGGGAAATCTTCCAAGCGAATTTCTTATAGGGGGAGCAGGCCATGGTTGAGCAGGCAGAGCGCATGCGGGGATTGACGTCGGCCATTTTCAGCAAGATAGGCTAAAAAAAGTGCCTTCGTTGCGATTGCGTAGGCATTTCCCAAAAGCTAAGGACCAATTTTTTGACAAGCGGATTTTTGGAGGAAAAACAAAAAAAGTCCAAGGCACAAGGCTTTGAACTATAAATGCTTTCGGGTTTCCGAGAGCGTACTATTATACAAGGAGGATTTTTTATGAAAGGATTTGCAATGCTAAAAATTGGCGAAGTTGGCTGGATCGAAATCGAAAAACCGAAAGCTGGGCCTTACGATGCCATCGTGCGGCCGCTGGCGGTGGCACCTTGTA encodes:
- a CDS encoding FAD-dependent oxidoreductase, whose product is VTVFEALHAPGGVLMYGIPEFRLPKEIVRQEIEELKELGVEIVVNAVIGKTFTIDELLTEEGFDAVFIGTGAGLPHFMDIPGENLNGVYSANEFLTRVNLMKAYKFPEAGTPVHAGKRVAVVGAGNVAMDAARTALRLGAENVYIVYRRSEEEMPARAEEIEHAKEEGVEFRLLTNPVRIIGDEQGWVKGLECIRMELGEPDESGRRKPVPIANSNFVLDVDTVIMAIGQGPNPLIQQTTPGLAVNKRGNITTDEIGRTSKEGVFAGGDIVTGAATVIQAMGAGKKAAAAIHEYVQNKRKGARNSQ